The genomic interval TTCCGCATGCAAAACTTCATGGCCGGCGTAGTGACCATGGCGTTGCCGAACAGAATGATCTGGTCAATTTTGAAGGCCGGCAAATCCAACAATTCCTGATCGTCTTTGGAAACCCGCAACCGTTCGTCTTCGCACCGCAACACGGTTCCGTGTTCCTGAATATACAGCGTCCGCAAACTGAAAAGCTGCGGCGGCGGAAGGTTCAGAGTACCGCCTTCAGGCGGCAGATTGCTTCCGGCTGAAGCCGGGACTCCAAACTCTGCCAATTCCACCGCCAGCGCCCGCTGCACCGCTGTCTCAATTTCCGGCATCGTCAATCGTGGCGGCGCGGTGCGCGTAGCGTCTTCCTCCGGTTCATCGTCGGCTGGTGTTGCCAAACACAGGCTGTGAACAAAGGTTGCGCCCAGAAAGGTAAACCCTTGCGCGAAATCGGTGATCCGCGTTTTCTCTTCGTTCAGCGTCAACCGCAAATCGGCCAGCGACTGTTTGACCAGCGCCAGGGCTTCTTCGGCTTTTTCCCGCGATTTGCACAAGACCAGAAAATCGTCCGCAAACCGCACCAGCTTCAACCCGGCGGCCAGCAATCGGTCGTCCATCGTGTCCAGAAACAGGTTGGCCAGCAACGGCGACAGTGGCGACCCTTGCGGCAATCCTTTTTCGGATTTCGCCATTTGCTGGCCGTCGTACACCATCGGCGCGATCCAGGTTTCGATCAGATTCCGAATGCGCGCGTCTTCCACCACGTCGGCCAAGCGCTCAAGCAATAGCGCGTGATCCACGTTGTCAAAGTACGAAGCGATGTCCGCATCCACCACAAATTGGTATCCCGCTTCGCGCAACCGTTCGACTTCGGCCAAAGCCTGTTTGACCGAACGACCTCGCCGGTAGGCGAAGGAGATGTTTTCAAATTCGGCTTCGACGCGCGGCAGAATGACGCCAATGACGGCGTGTTGGGCTACGCGATCGCGCACCGCCAACACGCACAACCGCCGCTGCCCGCCACTGCGCTTCGGAACGAAAAACTGCGCCACCGGCAAAGGCTGATACGTCCCGTCGGCCAGTTCATTGCCGAGCCGCTGCAATTCCACGTCGAGGTCGTCCGCAAACCGCTCCAGCGTCACCCCGTCAATCCCTGCGCACCCGTCCGATTCTTCCACACGCGTCCAGGCCGAAAGCAGATTGCCAAGACTGCATAGCTGTTTGAATTGATCCGTATCCGACATGGCCGAACCTCCGGCGGGTTAGGAAATCGCAGGCAAAAATTACGGATGCGCGGCAATCAACAACCTGCCGCCCGCTTTGCCGTCGTCGTAATACACGGCGCGAAAGCGATGCACCGCCGAATGAAAAACTATCAGATACGCCCAAATCGCCATCGCGCCGGTCAGCGTGATCTCTTCGATACCTTCAGCGACCAGCCGTTCAATGATTTGTCTAGCGTTGCGCCCGACCAGGTTGACGGCTTCGGCGGCAGGCGTCATCAACGTCAGACGGCCAGCGACTTCCCGAATGTCACAGCCAGCGTAAAGCTCTGCGTTGGCGAGCGACAGGTCGAAAATAAGCCCGATTGAATTCATGATGAATAATCCTTGCCTTCTATTTCCGACCGCAACACAATCTCAATCGGGTCAAGAGGTGCAATAGCATCTAATGCTGAGTCGTATTTTCCTGGTGTGTATTGCAAGGGACGCGAAGGTGACAGGCAAGCCAGCGCCATCCCAACCGAACCATGTGCCGTCATTCCTGTATAGTCAGCGATCACATCATTCTCGCCCCATCCCGATGGAAGATTTGAATAAATCTCATTGACACGGTCAGTGAATTCCAGAGGGTTGTTGACATCGTTAATCACGGTCGGATCAGGGATGTGCAGTTTGGTTTGGAATTCCGCTTGTACCTTCGATTGAAACTCGGCGCGCAATGATTCAGCTACCTGTAGCGATTGAATCGAACACAGCAACCAACAACGCTCCAAAGTGGGGATGTGAAAATCCAGTGCCTTGCGGCTGGTTTCAGGCTTGCTTACCAATAATATCAACCCGCGTCTGCGATCCGGGCGCTTCTGTTTGAATTCGTCCGGCGGCGGCGTCAATCGAGAAAGCCATTTCATCAGCAACCAAACACAGAACGCCAAGACCAGAAACGCACCTACTGCAATGCTCAATGCGGCCTTTGTTGTCGAGCCAAGCCAGTTGTTTAGGACTTGCGTAATTTCATTGCCGATCACAGCCATGGCGATTGCGCCAATCAAAAACGGCAACAATGCATCTGAACTGAAAAAAAACTTTGCTGCGTGTGAAAACCTTACTTGCATTACTTCACCTCTTGGGCTTGATCTGCGTCAGCCTCATTCATTTGTCAGACAGTTCCATTCGTCCATATCCACTCGAAGTTTTCGCGCCGATGCCTTCGTGTTCGAGCGCGAGTTTGAGCAGTTCAAACGTTTTCCCAATCCACAGTTCGCAGCCGGGCGGCGCGGATAGAGCAATCAGGTATTCACCAGTCGCCGATAGGAAAGGCACCGGAACCGGATCGTCCCAATCGGCTGGGGCGGCTTCACCTTTGTAGTATTTCTCGTGGTGAACGGTGATGCCATCCGGGTAAAGCGCCTTGCCTTTGTGTCCGCTGCCGGGTTTGTAAAGCGCATCGTAAAACGTGATGTAACCCGCTTCATCCGTTTTACCGAAGACTACGTTGTAAGCGAACGTTCCTTTCGCCCAATCACCTTTCAGTTTGTTTCGAGCGAAGCTGGCGGCCAACCCTTTCAGTGCGCTGCCGGGAATGTAGGGAACGCCATAAGTGCGATGGAGCGTAACCGAAGTTTCCAATACGCCTTCGTCACCTAACCCGACAGCCATTCGTCCTTGAACGCGAGCCAATCGCTTTTTCAGTCGCTTCTCTTTCTCAAGACGCTCCAGACTTTCTTCCCAACGGCGGTAGAAAGCCTTGTACTCCACGGACTCGCCGATACCGGCAACCTCATCAACCAATCTGGATTTCGGTGTGCGCTTTGATTTGCGAGGTTTATCCGTGTATTGCGCGTCGGTTTGCGAGCAGATGAACTTGTCTAACCACAATCCGGCGTGAGCCGTTGAGTCAGGCTGGCGGTATTGGTCCATGACTTCGCGGCGTGAGCTTGAGTTCATGGCTGCCCTCCTTCCGCGTCATCGTCATCGCCTGGGTCAACGCCCAACACCGATTGCGCGAAGCGTTTGTACCAAACCGATGCCGAGAGCGCGTTTTGTGTTAATTGCATGTACTCGCCGAGTTGCGCGCTACGGCTTTTGGACAGCAAATGATTTGGCTCGGTCTTGCTTTCGAAAAGAGTGAATTCCAGATGCCGTAATAGTTCCTTCTGTGTGTCTTTCCCGCGCGCTTCCACGAAAGCCAGAGCTTGTGCCAGTCCAGCCGAGCGAATCAGCACGGGCAGTTTGTGCGCCATCGAACCGTAGGGTTTGACCTTCGACGAAATCGGATTTCCATCTTTATCCAGGTGCAGCTTTCTGAAATTGCTGACCTGGTCAAAAATTGTTTCAGCATATCGCTGGTCGCGTGTTTTCATTTTGCAGCCTCCTTCGCTGACGAAAAGTGGACGTAGCAAAGCCCTCTGCCTACCGTCGCTTTGCCGCCGAATTGCACCGGGCGCGACTTGTCAGCTTTCTTCACTGTGCCTTCGACAATCTGGAAAATGTCATCTGCTTTAATGCGCGGATCGCCGTTCTTTTGCTTAATCTCAGTCGCCACCAGCAACCCAGACAAAATGGTTTCGGCGGGCAGTGCCTCTTCGTACCAGAGGCCGCCTTTCTGCACGGTCTTCTTGTCTTCCAGCAACTTAATGCGCGCGGTGATTTCAGTCGCGGTGTTAAGCAGAAAGTTGAACACGTCGTCCGAGACCACGCACAACCGCTGGCTAAGGTAGCTTCGCCAAGCTTGATCTTCAGGCCGATTGCCGGGAAAGACCTGCTCGCCCAGAAACTCCGCCCACTTTCCGACAGCGGAATGCCAAGTTGCATTAACATCCAGGTCGAGGTCTTCCAA from Acidobacteriota bacterium carries:
- a CDS encoding CRISPR-associated protein, with product MPFLIGAIAMAVIGNEITQVLNNWLGSTTKAALSIAVGAFLVLAFCVWLLMKWLSRLTPPPDEFKQKRPDRRRGLILLVSKPETSRKALDFHIPTLERCWLLCSIQSLQVAESLRAEFQSKVQAEFQTKLHIPDPTVINDVNNPLEFTDRVNEIYSNLPSGWGENDVIADYTGMTAHGSVGMALACLSPSRPLQYTPGKYDSALDAIAPLDPIEIVLRSEIEGKDYSS
- the cas1 gene encoding CRISPR-associated endonuclease Cas1 — encoded protein: MSDTDQFKQLCSLGNLLSAWTRVEESDGCAGIDGVTLERFADDLDVELQRLGNELADGTYQPLPVAQFFVPKRSGGQRRLCVLAVRDRVAQHAVIGVILPRVEAEFENISFAYRRGRSVKQALAEVERLREAGYQFVVDADIASYFDNVDHALLLERLADVVEDARIRNLIETWIAPMVYDGQQMAKSEKGLPQGSPLSPLLANLFLDTMDDRLLAAGLKLVRFADDFLVLCKSREKAEEALALVKQSLADLRLTLNEEKTRITDFAQGFTFLGATFVHSLCLATPADDEPEEDATRTAPPRLTMPEIETAVQRALAVELAEFGVPASAGSNLPPEGGTLNLPPPQLFSLRTLYIQEHGTVLRCEDERLRVSKDDQELLDLPAFKIDQIILFGNAMVTTPAMKFCMRNNIPIIVLSGRGEFFGVIESTNNQNVILQQQQFARVADEGFVLETARRIVAGKIGNCRALLQRRQRASGTRTDDRLAKAIAAIEEIKGKLSFAETIDQVRGYEGSAAARYYDGLAACIQSPFEFKGRTRRPPLDPVNALLSFGYTLLFYNIYAIARGRGLSPYVGSLHSIRQGHPALCSDLIEELRAPIVDSLVTAVLNKRVIGQGDFYYSETSGGKRGCFLTDPARRTFIAQFEQRINTVVQHPRAGINTTWRGCIDIQIGHYVQLLRGEIAEYLPIEIR
- the cmr4 gene encoding type III-B CRISPR module RAMP protein Cmr4, yielding MRTKLTFVHALSPLHAGTGQGIGVIDLPIAREKATGIPFLPGSSLKGSLRDLCEHSRKLDIFGPETADAAEYAGSAQFSDQRLLLLPIRSLKGTFAWVTSPYVLQRFVRDAEGASVKQNCFQQVPSLKETECGVAETNSITQDKKVILEDLDLDVNATWHSAVGKWAEFLGEQVFPGNRPEDQAWRSYLSQRLCVVSDDVFNFLLNTATEITARIKLLEDKKTVQKGGLWYEEALPAETILSGLLVATEIKQKNGDPRIKADDIFQIVEGTVKKADKSRPVQFGGKATVGRGLCYVHFSSAKEAAK
- a CDS encoding type III-B CRISPR module-associated protein Cmr5, whose protein sequence is MKTRDQRYAETIFDQVSNFRKLHLDKDGNPISSKVKPYGSMAHKLPVLIRSAGLAQALAFVEARGKDTQKELLRHLEFTLFESKTEPNHLLSKSRSAQLGEYMQLTQNALSASVWYKRFAQSVLGVDPGDDDDAEGGQP
- the cmr6 gene encoding type III-B CRISPR module RAMP protein Cmr6, which translates into the protein MDQYRQPDSTAHAGLWLDKFICSQTDAQYTDKPRKSKRTPKSRLVDEVAGIGESVEYKAFYRRWEESLERLEKEKRLKKRLARVQGRMAVGLGDEGVLETSVTLHRTYGVPYIPGSALKGLAASFARNKLKGDWAKGTFAYNVVFGKTDEAGYITFYDALYKPGSGHKGKALYPDGITVHHEKYYKGEAAPADWDDPVPVPFLSATGEYLIALSAPPGCELWIGKTFELLKLALEHEGIGAKTSSGYGRMELSDK